A stretch of the Bacteroidia bacterium genome encodes the following:
- a CDS encoding ATP-binding protein, which yields MNEELKNIFLAEAHQQREQLNQLFTSLEKKPQDVSLIEAIFRLMHTLKANAAAMGFEPIAEMAHLIEDIFSVIKKNTQKLNTQIFNDLFRANDKIGELIDAIQTQATVNYKGLTTRLKVILRELQQENENTSEKISPITEKIALEKIEKEDLPEAEEVAVEMPSNESKSLAMPTLQAEMITVPVKKLDNLLNLVEELSIEKDYILTLAEYEENQILKGKLSRLQRITSDLQYSVMGVRLVQMNVLFQKFYRIVRDIAQLEGKEVDLILEGTEIEIDRNILQIISDSMVHLVRNAVSHGIESPEIRKRKGKKSTGVVLLKATSEKNTVTIEVTDDGKGIDIAKIKAKIIEKKLLPTQALNALSEEEVMSFIFESGFSSAEKITEVSGRGIGMDVVKRTVESVGGKVSIVTQPDEGTSVRLHLPASMAVKPALLFELNQQTFALPIHYTEAVVAKTAEQLLAAGSGLVIIHLGKSVPVVFLKDLLAKENLHTRNFVQSRQNLSPSEKVLIIIIYDSVRKVGLVVDKLLHQKEIIEKPLKAPLRETMFISGATILGNGNVCLVIDVPTIFNFLFNNRSQYTIKNDVKKNI from the coding sequence ATGAACGAAGAACTAAAAAATATTTTTTTGGCAGAAGCTCATCAACAGCGAGAGCAACTAAACCAATTATTTACTTCTTTGGAAAAAAAACCGCAGGATGTGAGCCTTATTGAGGCGATTTTTCGGCTTATGCATACCCTTAAGGCTAACGCTGCAGCTATGGGCTTTGAACCAATTGCAGAAATGGCACACCTGATAGAGGATATCTTTAGTGTGATAAAGAAAAATACGCAAAAACTTAATACACAAATCTTTAATGACCTTTTTAGAGCAAATGATAAAATTGGCGAATTGATTGATGCTATTCAAACGCAAGCAACCGTAAATTATAAAGGGCTAACTACCCGCTTGAAAGTGATTTTAAGAGAATTACAACAAGAAAACGAAAATACAAGCGAAAAAATTAGTCCTATAACCGAAAAAATTGCCCTTGAAAAGATCGAAAAAGAAGATTTGCCAGAAGCAGAAGAGGTAGCTGTTGAAATGCCAAGCAATGAAAGTAAGTCGTTAGCCATGCCTACTTTGCAGGCAGAAATGATTACTGTGCCTGTAAAAAAGTTGGATAATTTGCTCAATTTGGTAGAGGAGTTAAGTATTGAAAAGGACTATATACTTACTCTTGCTGAATATGAAGAAAATCAAATTTTGAAGGGTAAACTCTCACGCTTGCAGCGTATTACTTCCGATTTACAATATTCAGTTATGGGAGTAAGATTGGTACAAATGAATGTTTTATTTCAAAAATTTTACCGTATAGTGCGTGATATAGCTCAGTTAGAAGGCAAAGAAGTTGATTTGATTTTAGAAGGTACAGAGATAGAAATAGACCGCAATATTTTGCAAATTATTAGTGATAGCATGGTGCATTTGGTCCGAAATGCAGTAAGCCATGGGATAGAAAGCCCTGAAATTCGTAAGCGGAAAGGTAAAAAATCCACGGGGGTAGTGTTACTCAAAGCTACTTCTGAAAAAAATACCGTTACAATTGAAGTTACAGACGATGGCAAAGGTATTGACATTGCTAAAATTAAAGCGAAAATTATAGAAAAAAAACTTTTGCCCACACAAGCCCTCAACGCATTGAGTGAGGAGGAGGTTATGAGTTTTATTTTTGAATCAGGATTTTCTAGTGCCGAAAAAATTACCGAAGTGTCAGGGCGAGGTATAGGAATGGATGTAGTGAAACGCACCGTAGAAAGTGTAGGCGGAAAGGTAAGTATTGTTACTCAACCTGACGAAGGTACGAGTGTTCGCTTGCATTTACCTGCTTCTATGGCAGTAAAACCTGCACTTTTGTTTGAACTTAATCAACAAACTTTTGCCTTACCTATTCATTACACTGAAGCCGTTGTGGCAAAAACCGCAGAGCAATTACTTGCCGCAGGCTCGGGTTTAGTGATTATTCATTTGGGAAAAAGCGTTCCTGTAGTTTTTCTTAAAGATTTGCTGGCAAAAGAAAATTTACACACTCGTAATTTTGTTCAAAGTCGGCAAAACCTTTCACCCAGTGAGAAGGTTTTAATTATTATAATCTATGACAGTGTTCGTAAGGTAGGTTTAGTGGTAGATAAATTATTGCACCAAAAGGAAATTATAGAAAAGCCATTAAAAGCCCCCTTAAGGGAAACTATGTTTATTAGTGGAGCTACTAT